Proteins encoded together in one Ictidomys tridecemlineatus isolate mIctTri1 chromosome 3, mIctTri1.hap1, whole genome shotgun sequence window:
- the Eaf2 gene encoding ELL-associated factor 2 isoform X2 yields the protein MQNSTSIPNLVKHSPSEDKMSPTSLMDDIERELKAEASLMDQMSSCESSSDSESSSSSSSEDSSNDSDDERGKTSPSDPGKYISGHPTMSAIPQYRTSDVDTSHNRFHDNSGLLMNTLRNDLQLSESESDSDD from the exons ATGCAGAATTCAACAAGCATTCCCAATCTTGTAAAACATTCTCCATCTGAAGATAAGATGTCCCCAACATCTCTAATGGATGATATTGAAAGAG aactgaAAGCAGAAGCTAGTCTAATGGACCAGATGAGCAGTTGTGAGAGTTCATCAGATTCTGAAAGTTCTTCATCTTCAAGTAGTGAGGATAGTTCTAATGACTCAGATGATGAAAGAGGCAAAACCTCTCCTTCTGATCCAGGGAAATATATCTCAGGACATCCTACCATGTCTGCCATACCACAGTACAGAACTTCTGATGTAGATACTAGTCATAATAGATTTCATGACAACAGTGGCCTTCTAATGAATACTTTAC gaaatgattTGCAGCTGAGTGAATCAGAAAGTGACAGTGATGACTAA